Proteins encoded in a region of the Pseudomonas sp. PDNC002 genome:
- a CDS encoding ABC transporter substrate-binding protein: protein MLGTATATAQDYRNCARTWHLDHPPQRILALNQHAADLLLALGAGERLVGVAYIDDDLDVASGRYRGVPLLSRQYPSAEAVYAQRPDLVVAGFASAFRLGNLSREELAGHGVASYLLDAGCVARQDDLFAGVEQDLKTLGDLLGEQGRAQALIHQQRAELAEARRLFAHNKPLDVFYLDSASNGLESQGRRGVVTQLLHAAGAHNLFEDVDLGSFTANAEQLLARDPDVILLADALWSTAEQKMKTLRADPVLSRLRAVREGRFAALPFTHLFPGVHSGQAARELAQELAGY from the coding sequence ATGCTGGGCACGGCGACGGCCACCGCCCAGGACTACCGCAACTGCGCCCGGACCTGGCACCTCGATCACCCTCCGCAACGCATCCTCGCGCTCAATCAACACGCCGCCGACCTGCTGCTGGCGCTGGGCGCTGGGGAGCGGTTGGTCGGTGTGGCCTACATCGATGACGACCTCGATGTGGCCAGCGGCCGCTATCGCGGCGTGCCGCTCTTATCTCGACAGTATCCGTCGGCGGAAGCGGTCTACGCGCAGCGCCCGGACCTGGTGGTGGCCGGCTTCGCCTCGGCCTTCCGGCTGGGCAACCTGTCCCGTGAGGAACTGGCCGGCCATGGAGTGGCCAGCTACCTGCTGGATGCCGGTTGCGTCGCGCGGCAGGACGATCTGTTCGCGGGTGTCGAGCAGGACCTGAAAACGCTGGGCGACCTGCTCGGCGAACAGGGCAGGGCGCAGGCACTGATCCACCAGCAACGTGCAGAGCTGGCCGAGGCGCGCCGGCTCTTCGCCCACAACAAACCGCTGGACGTCTTCTACCTCGACAGTGCCAGCAACGGCCTGGAGAGCCAGGGAAGGCGCGGTGTGGTCACCCAGCTGCTGCATGCGGCCGGCGCGCACAACCTGTTCGAGGATGTCGACCTGGGCAGCTTCACCGCCAACGCCGAACAACTGCTGGCGCGCGACCCGGATGTGATCCTGTTGGCCGATGCGCTGTGGTCCACGGCCGAGCAGAAGATGAAAACGTTGCGTGCCGACCCGGTGCTCTCGCGATTGCGCGCCGTGCGTGAAGGACGCTTCGCGGCCTTGCCGTTCACCCACCTGTTTCCCGGTGTGCACAGCGGGCAGGCCGCGCGCGAGCTGGCGCAGGAGCTGGCTGGGTATTGA
- a CDS encoding (2Fe-2S) ferredoxin domain-containing protein gives MRAILLVGPLAGVQGERLHREVSARLTGVEIIDTSEGFDALWTRARAQLADGAPLLLVDLEPAADGAYLDWLRAELAVLADEFPQAPVPSITASALGRRGLDAGAVLAAIDDPAQQLDCQGVGEVPSQPDWSAPPPHRHHLFLCTGPRCVRRGALPLWKTLRRELIRHDLYENGEGALLTRTGCQFPCNRGPVLTVYPERVWYGLRSDEQVCRVVTEHLRDGVPVADLRVDDEI, from the coding sequence ATGAGGGCCATCCTGCTGGTCGGCCCGCTGGCCGGCGTCCAGGGCGAGCGCCTGCATCGCGAGGTGTCGGCGCGTCTGACTGGTGTCGAGATCATCGACACCAGCGAGGGTTTCGACGCGCTCTGGACGCGAGCGCGCGCGCAGTTGGCCGATGGCGCGCCGTTGCTGCTGGTCGACCTGGAGCCCGCCGCTGACGGTGCCTATCTCGACTGGCTGCGCGCCGAACTGGCGGTGCTGGCGGATGAGTTTCCGCAGGCGCCGGTGCCGAGCATCACGGCTTCGGCGCTGGGCCGTCGCGGGCTGGATGCCGGCGCAGTGCTGGCAGCGATCGATGATCCGGCGCAACAGCTGGACTGCCAGGGCGTCGGCGAGGTGCCGTCGCAGCCGGACTGGTCCGCGCCACCGCCGCACCGGCATCACCTGTTCCTCTGCACCGGGCCGCGCTGCGTGCGCCGGGGTGCATTGCCCTTGTGGAAAACCTTGCGCCGCGAGCTGATTCGCCACGACCTCTACGAGAATGGCGAAGGCGCCTTGCTGACTCGCACGGGTTGCCAGTTCCCCTGCAATCGCGGGCCGGTGCTGACGGTCTATCCCGAGCGTGTCTGGTATGGACTACGCAGCGATGAGCAGGTTTGTCGGGTGGTGACGGAGCACCTGCGCGATGGTGTGCCGGTGGCGGATCTGCGCGTGGATGACGAGATATGA